The proteins below are encoded in one region of Zingiber officinale cultivar Zhangliang unplaced genomic scaffold, Zo_v1.1 ctg226, whole genome shotgun sequence:
- the LOC122036938 gene encoding lysine histidine transporter 1-like — translation MGTQGQSPPENYDSRQNQSEKEKEKEKAIDDWLPITSSRNAKWWYSAFHNVTAMVGAGVLSLPYAMSELGWGPGIAVMVISWIVTLYTLWQMVEMHEMVPGKRFDRYHELGQYAFGEKLGLYIVVPQQLIVEVGVCIVYMVTGGRSLKKFHDVVCSDCKQIKLTFFIMIFASVHFVLSQLPNFNSISGISLAAAIMSFSYSTIAWVASVDKGKQEHVEYGYKSDTQERTVMRFLAALGDVAFAYAGHNVVLEIQATIPSTPEKPSKKPMWKGVIVAYIVVALCYFPVAFVGYWAFGNGVEDNILVSLSRPHWLIAMANMMVVVHVIGSYQIYAMPVFDMMETVLVKRFRFPPGLTLRLITRSAYVAFTMFVGITFPFFGGLLSFFGGFAFAPTTYFLPCIMWLAIYKPRRFSLSWITNWICIILGVLLMILAPIGALRDIIGNIIDKQYKFYQ, via the exons ATGGGAACTCAAGGTCAATCACCCCCTGAGAACTACGACAGTAGACAAAATCAG agcgagaaggagaaggagaaggaaaaggCGATCGACGACTGGCTTCCCATCACATCCTCCCGCAACGCCAAGTGGTGGTACTCCGCCTTCCACAATGTCACCGCCATGGTCGGAGCTGGCGTCCTCAGTTTGCCTTATGCCATGTCCGAACTCGGATG GGGGCCTGGGATCGCCGTGATGGTCATTTCATGGATCGTGACCCTGTACACCCTTTGGCAAATGGTGGAGATGCACGAGATGGTTCCCGGGAAGCGATTCGATCGGTACCACGAGTTGGGACAATATGCTTTCGGCGAGAAGCTAGGCCTTTACATCGTCGTTCCCCAGCAGCTGATTGTGGAAGTTGGCGTCTGCATCGTCTACATGGTCACCGGCGGTAGATCCCTCAAGAAGTTCCACGACGTCGTCTGCTCTGACTGCAAGCAGATCAAGCTCACCTTTTTCATCATGATCTTCGCCTCTGTGCACTTTGTCCTCTCGCAGCTTCCCAACTTCAACTCTATTTCTGGGATATCTCTGGCCGCCGCTATTATGTCTTTCAG TTATTCTACCATTGCATGGGTGGCTTCAGTGGACAAGGGGAAGCAGGAGCATGTGGAATACGGTTACAAATCTGATACACAAGAAAGGACTGTGATGAGGTTCCTGGCGGCGCTGGGAGATGTGGCCTTCGCGTACGCCGGCCACAACGTGGTGCTGGAAATCCAAGCCACCATTCCTTCCACTCCCGAGAAGCCTTCCAAGAAGCCGATGTGGAAGGGCGTGATCGTCGCCTACATCGTCGTCGCCCTCTGCTACTTCCCTGTGGCTTTCGTCGGCTACTGGGCCTTCGGCAACGGAGTCGAGGACAACATCCTGGTCTCTCTAAGCAGACCGCACTGGTTAATTGCCATGGCCAACATGATGGTCGTCGTTCACGTGATCGGAAGCTACCAG ATCTACGCGATGCCTGTGTTCGACATGATGGAGACGGTGCTGGTCAAAAGGTTTCGCTTTCCTCCTGGTCTAACTCTTCGCCTGATAACACGAAGTGCTTATGTCG CATTCACCATGTTCGTCGGCATAACCTTCCCCTTCTTCGGCGGACTACTCTCTTTCTTTGGCGGATTCGCGTTCGCCCCGACCACATACTTC CTTCCTTGCATCATGTGGCTTGCTATTTACAAACCCAGAAGGTTTAGCTTATCTTGGATCACTAATTGG ATCTGCATAATTCTTGGGGTCCTGCTGATGATCTTGGCTCCTATTGGTGCATTGCGAGACATCATCGGAAACATAATAGACAAGCAATACAAGTTCTACCAATGA
- the LOC122036939 gene encoding lysine histidine transporter 1-like → MHEMVPGKRFDRYHELGQYAFGEKLGLYIVVPQQLIVEVGVCIVYMVTSGRSLKKFHDVVCSDCKQIKLTFFIMIFASVHFVLSQLPNFNSISGISLAAAVMSFSYSTIAWVASVDKGKQEHVEYGYKSDTQERTVMRFLAALGDVAFAYAGHNVVLEIQATIPSTPEKPSKKPMWKGVIVAYIVVALCYFPVAFVGYWAFGNGVEDNILVSLSRPHWLIAMANMMVVVHVIGSYQIYAMPVFDMMETVLVKRLRFPPGLTLRLITRSAYVAFTMFVGITFPFFGGLLSFFGGFAFAPTTYFLPCIMWLAIYKPRRFSLSWITNWICIILGVLLMILAPIGALRDIIGNIIDKQYKFYQ, encoded by the exons ATGCACGAGATGGTTCCCGGGAAGCGATTCGATCGGTACCACGAGTTGGGACAATATGCTTTCGGCGAGAAGCTAGGCCTTTACATCGTCGTTCCCCAGCAGCTGATTGTGGAAGTCGGCGTCTGCATCGTCTACATGGTCACCAGCGGCAGATCCCTCAAGAAGTTCCACGACGTCGTCTGCTCTGACTGCAAGCAGATCAAGCTCACCTTTTTCATCATGATCTTCGCCTCTGTGCACTTTGTCCTCTCGCAGCTTCCCAACTTCAACTCTATTTCTGGGATATCTCTGGCCGCCGCTGTTATGTCTTTCAG TTATTCTACCATTGCATGGGTGGCTTCGGTGGACAAGGGGAAGCAGGAGCATGTGGAATACGGTTACAAATCTGATACACAAGAAAGGACTGTGATGAGGTTCCTGGCGGCGCTGGGAGATGTGGCCTTCGCGTACGCCGGCCACAACGTGGTGCTTGAAATCCAAGCCACCATTCCTTCCACTCCCGAGAAGCCTTCCAAGAAACCGATGTGGAAGGGCGTGATCGTCGCCTACATCGTCGTCGCCCTCTGCTACTTCCCTGTGGCTTTCGTCGGCTACTGGGCCTTCGGCAACGGAGTCGAGGACAACATCCTGGTCTCTCTAAGCAGACCGCACTGGCTAATTGCCATGGCCAACATGATGGTCGTCGTTCACGTGATCGGAAGCTACCAG ATCTACGCGATGCCTGTGTTCGACATGATGGAGACGGTGCTGGTCAAAAGGCTTCGCTTTCCTCCTGGTCTAACTCTTCGCCTGATAACACGAAGTGCTTATGTCG CATTCACCATGTTCGTCGGCATAACCTTCCCCTTCTTCGGCGGACTACTCTCTTTCTTCGGCGGATTCGCGTTCGCCCCGACCACATACTTC CTTCCTTGCATCATGTGGCTTGCTATTTACAAACCCAGAAGGTTTAGCTTATCTTGGATCACTAATTGG ATCTGCATAATTCTTGGGGTCCTGCTGATGATCTTGGCTCCTATTGGTGCATTGCGAGACATCATCGGAAACATAATAGACAAGCAATACAAGTTCTACCAATGA